The following is a genomic window from Miltoncostaea oceani.
TGCAGGTCTTCACGCACAACCCCCGCACGTGGCGGCCGATCAACCACAGCGACGACGAGATCGCCGCCTTCCGCGCCGGCGCCGCCGCGCACGGCATGGAGCCGCTCGTCAGCCACGGCCTCTACCTCATCAACCTCGGCGCCCCCGACCGCGAGGTCCCGAGCGGCCCCCCCGGCAAGCCGGCGACGACGACGCGCAACATCTACCGCGCGTCGGTCGAGAGCCTCGTGCAGCACCTGACCATCGGCGAGCGGCTCGGCCTGCAGGGCGTGGTGCTGCACGTCGGGTCGTCGAAGGGGTCGGACGAGGCGGAGGCGATCGGCCGGATCGGCGAGGGCATCGCCGAGGCCCTCGCGACCGCTCCCGGCGACTGCGCCGTCCTGCTGGAGAACACCGCCGGCGCGGGCGACACGATCGGCCGCAGCTTCGCCCAGCTCCGCGCGGTGGCCGACGCCGCCGGCGGGGGCCCGCGGCTCGGGTTCTGCCTCGACTCGCAGCACCTGTTCGCCTCGGGGTACCCGGTGCACGAACCCCGCGGCATCGACCGCGTGCTGGAGGAGTTCGACGAGGTCGTCGGCCTGTCGCGGCTCCGGTGCCTGCACCTCAACGACTCCATGACGGCCTTCGGGTCGAACCGCGACCGCCACGAGAACATCGGCGACGGCGGGATCGGCGAGGACGGCATGCGCAGCATCCTGGGATGCCCCGCCCTCCAGGGGCTCCCCGTGATCCTGGAGGTCCCGGGGCTGGAGGGCACCGGACCCGATGCCGAGAACATGGCACGGGTGCGGCGGCTCCACGCGGAGGGCCTCGCCGCCAGGTGAATTACTGACTGGCGTGGTTATAAGCCCGTAAGTTCATTCGCGTCCCGCGCAGCCGATGCACATGGTCATGAGGGCGTGGCGCATCCTGTTGGCCGTCTCCGTCGCGGCCGTCGGCGCGGTGATCGTCCTGAGCCTCCTCGCCCCCGGGCTGGCCGGCCGGATCGCGCTCGCCGAGTGGGGGCAGGCGCTCGCCGAGGCCGCGGGCGCCGCCGCCTGCGCCGTCGCCGCGTCGCACACCCGTGGACGCGCCCGCCTGGTCTGGGTGCTGTTCGCGACCGGCCAGGCGACGTGGGCCGCCACCGACGCCCTCGCGGGCGCGACGGTGCTGCTCGACATCGAGGT
Proteins encoded in this region:
- a CDS encoding deoxyribonuclease IV → MRFGAHVSSSGGISKAIGRGAELGCESLQVFTHNPRTWRPINHSDDEIAAFRAGAAAHGMEPLVSHGLYLINLGAPDREVPSGPPGKPATTTRNIYRASVESLVQHLTIGERLGLQGVVLHVGSSKGSDEAEAIGRIGEGIAEALATAPGDCAVLLENTAGAGDTIGRSFAQLRAVADAAGGGPRLGFCLDSQHLFASGYPVHEPRGIDRVLEEFDEVVGLSRLRCLHLNDSMTAFGSNRDRHENIGDGGIGEDGMRSILGCPALQGLPVILEVPGLEGTGPDAENMARVRRLHAEGLAAR